The following are encoded together in the Zonotrichia albicollis isolate bZonAlb1 chromosome 10, bZonAlb1.hap1, whole genome shotgun sequence genome:
- the DTX3L gene encoding E3 ubiquitin-protein ligase DTX3L, with product MMAAAPLLVRLNPAPTPADKAIHKLLKYFQSGKRSGGGECSVRPGPEAGTYWVDFSKEQDRKRVESRSKHTLELDTRCCEIVILPGEGAPGKSRVTAHASAGHSKGTAGPALPQQQQRDSGGCGATAKEDLTKKIFLTVSATLNTSMFTEDQREKITIMCPNLKREGSPGVDGSEKLTGDFTDIEKAYHYFEDILAGKDPNQDFSHSECKNGLKDENGLNTEETVEFTVVTALYEYFIHTHKEEIRELHERFGACIRSKGHDEHYTFIYISSNQSPALLQAASDSFIRTFQEATKDLTQEKVPITKIDTLEETIVKLNKKFRNLLAKEEGNQLLLRGSRNEISAAQIFLAGEGENNQAEKNMKISSQWYKYRDGIEIDASVFKMLETILSEEIENINGKFDTLVEIKEKSYGQKAVIFRPKSETSDMSSHATESFISAFQSASAMLREKGISVKLSEDQKKTLGVLPNAKKFEDLNVKLQKNEVAEKYTKPLLNTEGTQTINRAPLSSGFSSQEATGASKSSDRQKNNLSSEGQTRAKTEEKEDDECPICRDKIENKEILEKCKHAFCKACIDKAMVYKQACPVCNTVCGVLTGNQPEGRMLTRTNSSSLPGYPNCGTIEINYVMNGGIQTSSHPNPGQSYGPVRRKAYLPDNEEGREILQLLRRAFRQKLIFTVGQSRTTGAQNVITWNDIHHKTAIDGGPTQFGYPDPSYLQRVRSELKAKGIE from the exons ACCCCCGCCGACAAGGCGATCCACAAGCTCCTGAAATACTTCCAGTCGGGAAAGCGGTCGGGGGGCGGCGAGTGCAGCGTGCGCCCGGGCCCCGAGGCCGGCACCTACTGGGTGGACTTCTCTAAGGAGCAAG ATAGGAAGCGTGTGGAATCCCGCTCAAAGCACACCTTGGAACTGGATACAAGATGCTGCGAGATAGTCATCCTGCCGGGAGAAGGGGCCCCGGGCAAGAGCCGGGTTACAGCGCACGCCTCTGCCGGCCACAGCAAAGGCActgccggcccggccctgccccagcagcagcagcgggacAGCGGTGGCTGTGGGGCCACAGCAAAAGAAGACCTTACCAAAAAG ATATTTCTTACAGTATCTGCTACTTTGAATACCAGTATGTTCACTGAAGACCAAAGGGAGAAAATTACCATTATGTGTCCAAACTTAAAGAGAGAAGGAAGCCCTGGTGTGGATGGCTCTGAGAAATTGACAGGAGATTTTACAGATATTGAAAAAGCTTATCACTACTTTGAAGATATCCTTGCAGGCAAAgacccaaaccaggatttttcaCATTCTGAATGTAAGAATGGTTTGAAAGACGAAAATGGCCTGAATACTGAAGAAACAGTTGAGTTTACAGTTGTGACAGCTCTCTATGAATATTTTATTCATACCCACAAAGAGGAAATCAGAGAACTACATGAAAGGTTTGGAGCATGTATAAGAAGTAAAGGTCACGATGAGCATTACACATTCATATACATATCTTCCAATCAAAGTCCTGCATTGTTACAAGCAGCTAGTGATTCTTTTATCAGAACCTTCCAGGAAGCTACAAAAGATCTGACGCAGGAAAAAGTTCCCATAACAAAGATTGACACATTAGAAGAGACAatagtaaaattaaataaaaagtttAGAAATCTTCTTGCTAAAGAGGAAGGGAATCAGTTGCTACTCCGAGGTTCAAGGAATGAGATTTCAGCTGCCCAAATATTTCTAGCAGGGGAAGGTGAGAACAACCAAGCTGAAAAGAATATGAAAATATCATCTCAATGGTACAAATACAGGGATGGAATTGAAATTGATGCTTCGGTGTTTAAAATGTTGGAAACCATACTAAGCGAAGAAATTGAAAACATAAATGGCAAATTTGATACACTGGTAGAAATAAAAGAGAAGTCATATGGCCAGAAGGCCGTAATATTTAGGCCTAAATCTGAAACTTCTGATATGTCATCACATGCTACTGAAAGTTTTATCAGTGCATTTCAGAGTGCCTCTGCTATGTTAAGAGAAAAAGGCATCAGCGTGAAGCTTTCAGAAGATCAGAAGAAAACTTTAGGTGTGCTGCCTAATGCTAAGAAATTTGAAGACCTTAATGTAAAACTTCAGAAGAATGAAGTTGCTGAAAAGTACACGAAGCCCCTTCTTAACACTGAAGGGACACAAACTATAAATAGGGCACCACTGTCCTCTGGCTTCAGCTCTCAAGAAGCTACAGGAGCATCTAAGTCCAGTGATAGGCAAAAGAATAACCTTTCTTCTGAGGGACAGACTCGGgcaaagacagaagaaaaagaagatgatGAATGTCCAATTTGCAGGgacaaaattgaaaataaagaaatattagAAAAGTGCAAACATGCATTTTGCAAAGCTTGCATTGACAAAGCCATGGTTTATAAACAAGCTTGTCCAGTTTGTAATACTGTCTGTGGAGTCCTGACAGGAAACCAACCAGAGGGAAGAATGTTAACTAGAACTAACAGTTCGTCTCTTCCTGGTTATCCCAATTGTGGCACCATTGAAATTAACTATGTTATGAATGGTGGTATTCAAACT AGCAGCCACCCAAACCCAGGGCAGAGTTATGGGCCAGTTCGTCGAAAAGCATATTTACCTGACAATGAGGAAGGGCGAGAAattctgcagctcctcagaAGGGCCTTTCGACAGAAATTGATTTTCACAGTGGGGCAGTCACGTACTACTGGTGCACAAAATGTTATCACATGGAATGATATTCACCATAAAACTGCCATTGATGGAGGACCTACCCA GTTTGGTTACCCAGATCCTTCTTATCTGCAGCGTGTTCGATCAGAATTGAAAGCAAAAGGAATTGAATAA
- the LOC102070776 gene encoding protein mono-ADP-ribosyltransferase PARP14, with translation MEGQRPCSFPLLVRGDWGPAEPPPSLRKKLLCYFQSQKRSGGGECELRTGDDTGTGHILVCFARPEVRERVLRRPAHELVWGSGERLSLQVTALPADGDPAQEAAPAGGTQAPVNEPQVSLPICQNKETPVCAQQEKTESCEKLEAEKATSRNSAVVVTTAFGKEIEHEILEMYFESKRRSGGGPIKSYVKKDDQVIITFQEEQDAQEVLQRQHHLSKIDLVVKPWQVATSQESCQVENSEGSLLPTAVVLENVKDTIKDCMLILLVENVSGLSEEDGDFSVEMIPELRAAVVTFTRNTDAEEFVEKLNQNQRAREQNITAWCLEQTKTVRAENIPPNTSSHYIALYFENEKYGGAQTVDVQLLPDEDAAIITFGDQRDVTNILAKKHSLNKTPIFVYPYYTSLETALYGKEGPQIKKPDPITLPLDPHIWIYLQGNSSLIKAIDHEMAKCNCVPVWPGPLCADPTVTLHPSAIFSERKRSVSRLVKAWKKEVSTAFSHTISKYEAIKCQVNTEVWEAISNSFPHDEVLMIPYISKDLHVLVGEKEVVRKVEQELKLLIEKATREIEREKKRTELKVKTVNPGEYGILQITGLEEKFRKEFPNLQMTYDNLEKSINLSGVPEEVYKVKGEILDHVYKMAKKAINVHPSIFQFLQHIDNETLSQSLFISKQINVFFELGVGEIILKGNAPEDLLKAEEKIKKELDHKSITLGDESVLQKEEWQMLVKENCSNGAVAVTQAESQIMIAGLSEAVAKAFEELSSFIDENTQVQKVIEGKPMALIKFFKKEKANDWAALPKKGVKVDFSTQKNCEVILLSGPKTKVLEGVSLVEQILSGLHFKRVVIDLPGAKAYIKEQAPLLAVNIKEMYKCLVLLEEQPEEHSNGGKLHMQVTMGETVIALYKADLCTHPVDVVVNASNEDLKHIGGLAEALSRAAGPALQEECDELVRMLGNFQPGDAVMTRAGKLPCKNVIHAVGPRWSSDRPEVCVNLLRKTVKRCLQVAEAHKHRSIALPAISGGIFGFPMELCTYCIVSSIKETLEESKGNRSLKEVHLVGFAQDNIQAFSKAFGEVFSESSASYRPLHHVTSVPQPRQRRTFKRMNNFPFITTQEGLHIILQTGSIEDAKTSVVVVSVGKDLQLDKGPLGKALLSKAGPMLQAGLSKEGGGRIPEDGSVLKTKGYNLACSVVLHAVVPAWCQKNTPAKVLGDIITKCLEIAEELSLKSITFPAIGTGNLEFPRSVVAKLLFDKVFEFSSENRVNSLEEVRFLLHTKDTANIQEFSDELESRSVAVKGQKPSPNDTSQSPAFSAVPSSSAHNVPEMTIGSVVFRVAEGDITKEQGDAIVNITNQTFSLKTGVSRAILNGAGKTVEDECGVLAQKTGKNYIITQAGNLPCKNIMHFVYQNDIRSLVSQVLQECELQQYTSVIFPAIGTGEARRNPAEVAGNMIDAVTDFAKRNPATSVKTIKVVIFQPHLMSVFQASMQKREQSTATRIKSFVSKAYHMGKSLWSSEKHSPKGKTKVVSEKKIDLAVVQICGENKKEVEEAEKWLRRAISNEQSHTEIVDETISHFDDEEVEELDDLEKKLKICLNLKSTSIEITGVAKDVCQASSAVHKMIRKIKAAKEAQAKLLQNSVEWKYSEKDSYVPFNSLTNVELENAYKTKQKTVEVIIGEQIYTVDMERKTAVDDQGGQISILRIDKSEDQKSIVLPPTWDPMENEQLKIVELKADSREYKDVQERFLQTCQSFRIEKIERVQNQYLWKNYQIKKCEIDKKNGHRNNERLLFHGTSQESLTLINKKGFNRSYAGMHAANYGNGTYFAVNANYSAQDTYSRPDVNGKKYMYLARVLVGEYSLGIKGSITPAQKNVSNSVDLYDSSTDHMSHPSMFIIFNDIQAYPEYLITFTK, from the exons ATGGAGGGGCAGCGGCCGTGCTCCTTCCCGCTGCTGGTGCGGGGGGACTGGGGCCCCGCCGAGCCGCCGCCCtcgctcaggaagaagctgctctGCTACTTCCAGAGCCAGAAGCGCTCGGGCGGCGGCGAGTGCGAGCTGCGGACCGGGGACGACACCGGCACCGGGCACATCCTCGTCTGCTTCGCCCGGCCCGAGG TGAGGGAGCGGGTGCTGAGGCGGCCGGCCCACGAGCTGGTGTGGGGGTCCGGAGAGCGGCTGTCGCTGCAGGTCACCGCGCTGCCGGCGGACGGCGACCCCGCGCAG GAGGCGGCTCCGGCCGGCGGGACCCAGGCGCCAG TTAATGAACCCCAGGTGTCTCTTCCCATCTGTCAGAATAAGGAAACCCCTGTGTGTGCTCAGCAGGAGAAGACAG AATCATGTGAGAAATTGGAAGCAGAGAAAGCAACCTCTAGGAATTCTGCGGTAGTAGTAACCACTGCCTTTGGCAAGGAAATAGAACATGAGATTTTGGAAATGTACTTTGAAAGTAAAAGGAGGTCTGGTGGAGGGCCCATTAAGTCCTATGTCAAAAAGGATGACCAAGTGATCATCACCTTTCAGGAAGAGCAAG ATGCCCAAGAAGTTTTACAAAGACAGCATCACTTGAGTAAAATTGATCTGGTTGTGAAGCCATGGCAAGTGGCAACTTCCCAGGAGTCTTGCCAAGTGGAGAACTCTGAAGGATCCCTGCTTCCCACCGCAGTTGTGCTGGAAAATGTGAAGGACACAATCAAAGATTGCATGTTAATTTTGCTGGTAGAGAATGTCAGTGGCTTGTCAGAGGAGGATGGTGACTTCAGTGTGGAAATGATACCTGAGTTACGTGCTGCTGTAGTTACTTTCACTAGAAATACTG aTGCAGAGGAATTTGTTGAAAAGCTGAATCAAAACCAGAGAGCAAGGGAACAAAACATTACTGCATGGTGCCTTGAGCAAACAAAAACTGTTAGGGCTGAAAATATACCACCCAACACCTCCAGTCACTACATAGCTCTCTACTTTGAAAATGAGAAGTACGGCGGTGCACAGACCGTGGATGTTCAACTGCTGCCTGATGAAGATGCAGCTATCATTACATTTGGTGACCAAAGAG atGTAACAAATATCCTGGCAAAGAAGCATTCACTCAACAAAACACCAATCTTTGTCTATCCTTACTACACCTCACTGGAAACGGCTCTATATGGAAAGGAAGGGCCACAGATAAAGAAACCAGATCCAATTACATTGCCTCTGGATCCCCATATCTGGATTTATTTGCAAGGAAATAGTAGCTTAATTAAGGCAATAGATCATGAAATGGCAAAGTGTAATTGTGTGCCAGTGTGGCCTGGTCCCCTCTGTGCAGATCCAACAGTTACTTTGCATCCTTCAGCTATTTTTTCTGAGCGGAAGAGATCTGTATCTAGATTGGTCAAGGCATGGAAAAAAGAAGTTTCCACAGCATTTTCACACACCATATCAAAGTATGAAGCAATTAAATGTCAAGTAAACACAGAGGTGTGGGAAGCCATTAGTAACAGCTTTCCCCATGATGAAGTTCTGATGATCCCGTATATTTCCAAGGATTTACATGTTCTAGTAGGTGAAAAAGAAGTTGTGAGGAAGGTTGAACAAGAACTGAAGCTTCTGATTGAAAAGGCCACCAGAGaaattgaaagagaaaagaaaagaactgAACTGAAAGTTAAGACAGTGAATCCAGGGGAATATGGAATTTTACAGATTACTGGTCTGGAAGAAAAATTTCGTAAAGAGTTCCCAAACCTGCAAATGACTTATGATAATTTGGAGAAGAGCATTAACCTGTCTGGAGTGCCTGAAGAAGTTTACAAAGTAAAAGGAGAAATACTTGATCATGTATACAAAATGGCAAAGAAAGCAATTAATGTCCACCCttctatttttcagtttttacaGCATATTGATAATGAAACTCTGTCACAGAGCCTGTTTATATCAAAACAAATTAATGTCTTTTTTGAGCTTGGTGTGGGAGAGATCATCCTGAAAGGGAATGCTCCTGAAGATCTcctaaaagcagaggaaaaaataaagaaagaactGGACCACAAAAGCATTACTTTGGGGGATGAGTCGGTCCTCCAGAAGGAGGAATGGCAGATGCTAGTCAAGGAAAACTGCTCTAATGGAGCTGTAGCAGTCACTCAGGCAGAGAGTCAGATCATGATTGCTGGTCTTTCTGAAGCTGTAGCAAAAGCCTTTGAGGAACTTTCCAGCTTTATAGATGAAAACACACAGGTGCAAAAGGTCATTGAAGGGAAACCGATGGCACTCATAAAGTTTTTTAAGAAAGAGAAGGCCAATGATTGGGCTGCCCTACCAAAAAAGGGTGTGAAAGTTGACTTTAGCACTCAGAAGAACTGTGAAGTTATATTGTTGAGTGGGCCAAAGACAAAAGTGTTGGAGGGAGTCAGCTTAGTTGAGCAAATTCTGTCTGGCTTGCATTTTAAGCGCGTGGTGATTGACTTGCCAGGAGCCAAGGCATATATAAAAGAGCAAGCACCCCTTTTGGCTGTCAATATTAAAGAAATGTACAAGTGTTTAGTCCTACTGGAAGAGCAGCCAGAAGAACACAGTAACGGAGGCAAGCTCCATATGCAGGTGACCATGGGTGAAACTGTAATAGCGCTTTATAAAGCTGACTTGTGCACTCATCCCGTTGATGTTGTGGTGAATGCATCTAATGAAGACCTAAAACACATTGGTGGCCTGGCTGAGGCGCTGTCAAGAgcagctgggccagcactgcAGGAGGAGTGTGATGAGCTGGTGAGGATGCTGGGGAATTTTCAGCCTGGTGACGCCGTGATGACGCGCGCTGGGAAACTGCCCTGCAAGAATGTCATCCACGCCGTCGGGCCCAGGTGGAGCAGCGACAGACCAGAAGTCTGTGTGAACCTGTTGAGGAAGACAGTGAAAAGATGTCTACAAGTAGCTGAAGCGCACAAGCATCGTTCCATAGCTCTGCCTGCTATAAGTGGAGGGATTTTTGGCTTCCCAATGGAACTGTGTACTTATTGCATTGTATCCTCTATCAAGGAGACCTTGGAAGAGTCCAAGGGGAACAGAAGCTTGAAGGAGGTTCATCTGGTGGGTTTTGCACAGGATAACATTCAGGCTTTCAGCAAGGCATTTGGAGAAGTGTTTTCAGAGTCTTCAGCTTCCTACAGGCCACTGCATCATGTCACTTCAGTTCCTCAGCCCAGGCAGAGGAGAACTTTCAAGCGTATGAATAACTTCCCATTCATAACAACTCAGGAAGGCCTTCACATCATCCTGCAAACAGGAAGCATTGAAGATGCTAAA ACATCGGTTGTTGTCGTCAGTGTTGGCAAAGATCTCCAGCTTGACAAAGGGCCACTTGGTAAAGCTCTGCTGAGCAAAGCAGGGCCAATGCTTCAGGCAGGCTTGAGCAAAGAAGGTGGAGGAAGAATACCTGAGGATGGATCTGTGTTGAAAACTAAAGGTTATAATCTGGCTTGCAGTGTTGTGCTTCATGCTGTGGTACCTGCGTGGTGCCAGAAAAACACACCTGCAAAG GTCTTGGGTGACATAATCACAAAATGCCTGGAGATTGCTGAAGAACTGTCTTTGAAATCAATTACTTTTCCAGCAATTGGGACAGGGAATTTGGAATTCCCGAGATCCGTTGTTGCTAAATTATTGTTTGACAAAGTGTTTGAATTCAGTAGTGAAAACAGAGTGAATTCTCTTGAAGAAGTTCGCTTCCTGTTGCACACAAAAGACACAGCTAATATTCAG GAATTTTCAGATGAACTTGAAAGCAGGTCTGTAGCTGTTAAAGGGCAGAAGCCTTCTCCAAATGACACGAGCCAAAGCCCAG cttTTTCTGCTGTCCCTTCAAGCTCAGCACACAATGTGCCTGAAATGACAATTGGCTCCGTGGTGTTCCGGGTGGCAGAAGGTGATATTACCAAGGAGCAGGGAGATGCCATTGTAAACATAACAAACCAAACCTTCAGCCTCAAAACAG GTGTCTCCAGGGCAATTCTGAACGGTGCTGGAAAAACAGTTGAAGATGAATGTGGTGTACTAG CCCAGAAAACTGGCAAGAACTATATCATCACCCAGGCAGGAAACCTGCCATGCAAAAACATAATGCATTTTGTTTACCAAAATGATATCAGGTCCCTGGtttcccaggtgctccaggagTGTGAGCTGCAGCAGTACACCTCTGTCATCTTCCCAGCAATTGGAACAG GAGAGGCACGCCGCAATCCAGCTGAGGTAGCTGGCAACATGATAGATGCAGTAACTGACTTTGCAAAAAGGAATCCTGCCACGTCTGTGAAAACTATTAAAGTTGTCATCTTTCAGCCACATCTGATGAGTGTGTTCCAAGCAAGCATGCAGAAAAGAGAGCAGTCTACTGCAACACGAATCAAATCATTTGTTTCCAAGGCATATCACATGGGTAAAT CACTCTGGAGCTCTGAGAAACATTCCCCAAAGGGAAAAACCAAAGTGGTTTCGGAAAAGAAAATCGATCTGGCTGTTGTGCAGATTTGtggtgaaaataaaaaagaagtggAAGAAGCTGAAAAGTGGCTGAGAAGGGCAATTTCAAATGAACAATCTCATACGGAAATTGTAGACGAGACTATCTCTCATTTCGATGACGAAGAGGTTGAAGAACTGGATGAcctagaaaagaaattaaaaatttgtcTTAATTTGAAGAGTACCTCTATTGAAATTACAGGGGTTGCAAAAGATGTCTGCCAGGCTTCTTCAGCTGTTCATAAAATGATCCGCAAGATAAAGGCTGCTAAAGAGGCCCAGGCAAAACTTCTACAAAATTCAGTTGAATGGAAATACAGTGAAAAGGATTCCTATGTACCCTTCAACAGTCTCACAAATGTGGAGTTGGAAAATGCTTACAAGACAAAGCAGAAAACTGTTGAAGTCATCATTGGTGAGCAAATATACACAGTGGATATGGAACGCAAGACTGCTGTGGATGACCAAGGAGGACAGATATCCATTTTACGTATTGACAAATCTGAAG ATCAAAAGTCAATAGTGCTCCCTCCAACATGGGACCCTATGGAAAATGAGCAACTCAAAATAGTGGAACTAAAAGCAGACTCAAGAGAGTATAAAGATGTGCAAGAAAGGTTTCTGCAGACCTGTCAGTCATTCAGAATTGAAAAG ATTGAAAGGGTACAGAACCAATATTTATGGAAAAACTACCAAAtaaaaaagtgtgaaatagataaAAAAAATGGCCACAGAAATAATGAGAGGCTTCTGTTTCATGGGACAAGTCAGGAGTCATTAACCCTTATTAACAAAAAAGGATTTAACCGGAGCTATGCTGGAATGCACG CTGCAAACTACGGAAACGGAACCTACTTTGCTGTTAATGCCAACTATTCTGCCCAGGACACGTACTCTAGACCAGATGTGAATGGGAAGAAATACATGTACTTGGCCCGAGTCCTTGTTGGAGAATATTCTCTGGGGATAAAAGGATCAATTACTCCAGCACAAAAAAATGTTAGCAACTCTGTAGATCTGTATGATAGTTCAACTGATCACATGAGCCACCCTTCCATGTTCATAATTTTTAATGACATTCAAGCTTACCCAGAATACCTTATCACTTTCACTAAGTAA